atataatacagctAGCGACACAGTACTAAAACATCTAGATGTAATTCAACATTCAGCCTTAAGAGTAGCGCTAAGGGCAATAAAAAACACCAATACCAACAGTTTATTAGCAGAGGCAGGTGAACCCCCCTTAACTCTCAGGCGAGAAAATCTTACATTAAAATACTGGGCTAGGACACAAAGTCATGGTGATAAATTTCTcctaaataaagaaataaaagataGTGAACATCCCGTCAATAACAACAGGGCTCCATATCCATCAGAAATAATTAGACTAAAACAAAAGTATGGTTTAGACAGCGTTAAAATATCCCGCAAACAAGATTTCCAAGTCCCGTGGTTAAAAACAGACCCTAATGTATCGCTAGACCTCCTAAAGATGATAGATAAACAAAACGACCCGATAGGCGCTAAAAACCTAGCATTAGAACTGATAGATCGAAAATACAATAACTTTACTAAATTCTATACTGACGGCTCAAAAAATCCAGACAGTAACCGTGTAGGTTTAGGAATATTTAACAACACCTATAAAGTTAAAAAGTCATTACGGTTAAGCGATAGAGCATCGGTTTATACAGCAGAGCTTATGGCCATTCAAATTGCTTTGATAGGTGTAAAGAAAAATCACACTAAATTTGATAAAGTAGTAATTCTTTCGGATTCCCTTAGCTCCTTACAATCTCTAATAACTGGTAACAGCAGTAGGCCTAAACTACTTAATGCAATCCACTACATGATATCAGAGATTGATCAACTAGGCATAGATCTTCAATTTGAATGGATCCCATCGCACGTAGATATACCAGGTAATGAGGTAGCAGATCAGTTAGCTAAAGAAGCCCTAGGGTCAAATGTCATCCATCTAAACATAGACTTGAGTGTCACAGAGGTCGTTAgtataatcaataataaaaccCAATCGATATGGCAGGATAGTTGGTCGAAATTAACTAATAACTGGCTCAGAAACATCGAGgataatgtcaaaatcaaaactcagttatatagttataataaaacagAGGATACTGTAATAACTAGACTTAGATTAGGATACACCAAACTTGGTCATAACATCAATAGAATTAAGAAAGAAGTCAGTCCCTATTGTAGAAACTGTGGCGAACCAGAAACAATAGAACATATCCTATTCGAATGCAGCGCCCATGATAACCATAGGTCAGACTTTAAagatgaaatagaaaatttagataaaatcaaatttgatactAAGTCTATACTAAATCCTCCTAAACAACACATGAGACACATTTTCGATCTCCTCACTGCTTATCTCACTGCTATTGATTATCTAGACAAGATCTAAGATAGCGATACTTAACATCGATTTTTTACACACTTAACATACGTTATCCCTGCAAAACCAACTCACAcggttaatttttttttttttctctctctctcactctctttaacaacaacacaatgaccctttttttttttttttttttttttttttttaaacattagaATCCTCAGGATACCCAGGGAGAATGTTCCAGGGGGGATTACTACTGATCCCTCCACTAATTGGGACATACGGAGACTCCAGGAGGTCTGGGGTCTCCTCCTCTGTGCCCCAACCCCCGTATGTCAGACGTCAAATACTCAACAGTTGTGTCCGCCCCGGGGTGGTCCGAGGTATATATCCTCCCTGTTCGAGGTATGTGACGGTTGATACCACAACACATATATTTCTAAAGGGTCAAACAACAAACACCCACGaacatgtgacaccacacatgtatatattcctCACTTGACTACCAACCCTGATAATAGATCTCCCCCTACTCTGCAGTTGTGTCTGCCCCGGGGTGGTCCTAGGTTTTATCCTCCCTGCTACGAGGAAAGTGGTATCTATTTTTTATACTCAACACCACATTAACTGTAGGGATACGTATGTTTACTTACacaccaaacaaaaatatatcccGCATACACCACGATAGgaaataatgtgtattgtacagcttctcacctcgtcaggtgcacttaagtgaatgatccgtacaaaagcattataaacACTCACCAAACAAAGATACAAAACGCATACACCACGATAGgaaataatgtgtattgtacagcttctcacctcgtcaggtgcacttaagtgaatgatctgtacaaaagcattataaacactctcaccaaacaaaaatacaacacgCATACACCACGATAGgacataatgtgtattgtacagcttcacacctcgtcaggtgcacttaagtgaatgatctgtacaaaagcattataaacactcacaccaaacaaaaatacaacacgCATACACCACGATAGgacataatgtgtattgtacagcttcacacctcgtcaggtgcacttaagtgaatgatctgtacaaaagcattataaacACTCACACCAAACAAAAAATACAGCAGGCATACACCACGATAGgacataatgtgtattgtacagcttcacacctcgtcaggtgcacttaagtgaatgatctgtacaaaagcattataaacatcacaccaaacaaaaatacaacacgCATACACCACGATAGgacataatgtgtattgtacagcttcacacctcgtcaggtgcacttaaGTGAATGATCTGTACAAAAGCATTATAATCACTCtcaccaaacaaaaatacaacacgCATACACCACGATAGGAAATAATGTGTACTGTACAGCTtctcacctcgtcaggtgcacttaagtgaatgatctgtacaaaagcattataaacactcacaccaaacaaaaatacaacacacTTTCACCACGATAGgaaataatgtgtattgtacagcttctcacctcgtcaggtgcacttagTAGTGAATGATCCGTACAAAAGCATTATATATTCCCCAAACCACACAAAAAACGCATCGCAACATATGAACATCTATACCATTCATACACAATTTGACATCAGATATCCACCTACTCTGCAGGTGTGTATGCCCCGGAGTGGTCCGGGTTGTAGACCCCCTGTGACGAGGAACGTGGTATCTACCTTCTAAAACATGTACCTAAATACACCAACACACACCCCGAATATAGATGTGGGGACCTCCCATGCCAATACCATCTGGCAACTCCCCTTTCTAAACCCCCTTCCTCCCCTCCTATCCTTTCCTCTTACTATTACTAATCGCTATCAACTGTGCTTTATGTACATAGCACTGCTCCAGTAGGGTAGGCTTGTAGATGATTATACACAGTAATCAACAGTCTCCCGAAAAACAGTCTTTGTATAATAACTCGCATTATCACGTAATCCAAATTTCCTATGCTTACCCAAGCCCAGCACTACCTCTTTATAATCACCCTATAACTACACTCTACATAACAAACTAGTCTGATCCATACCCTACCCCTTACCCATTCGAAAACACCATGGTTAGCAATACAAAATGGTGTCTAGAATTCCTActatcaataacaaaactatatcCCACTAACAAACTAtaccaaatatttcaaaccAATCTATACTCTATCTCACGCTATCTTCTACACTTCTTGTCCTTCGGAAGGGACGTTAATCCGGGGTCCGGTGTACGGTGAGTCACGCCGTGCACGTTAAAGATCCTCTGCTGGTATTCGAACAAGAGTAGGCTAATTGCTAGCCGCCACAGAGTATAGGTTCATATAGGTCTAGATTAGGATAATGTAGGGCATTAAGGCAATTCAGTGACAggacaaattttttttttttttttttttttttttttttttttttttttagacataGAGATAATCGTCTGTCCCTCTCATATTAGATCATTTGGCGATGACGAAATGCGAAATTGCTCCCTATTTAGTGCCCCGACCCACCCCTTTCCCCttagtgtcctaggctcggttataaccggaacaaggacgttaagccccatcaatcaatcaatcaatcaacgTCGCTCATTACTCGTATCGGCACTCGTCGTATTAGTATCATGGCACCCAAAGCATCAGGATCGAAAGGAGCTAAGAAGGCCGCCACCAAGGCAAAGGCCAACCGTGGGACTGACAAGAAaaggaggaggaagaggagggAATCCTACAGCATCTACATCTACAAAGTGTTGAAACAGGTGCACCCCGACACCGGTGTGTCCAGCAAGGCCATGTCCATCATGAACAGCTTTGTCAACGACATCTTTGAGAGAATCGCCGCTGAGGCTTCCCGTCTCGCTCACTACAACAAGAGGTCCACCATCACCAGTCGGGAGATCCAGACCGCTGTCCGTCTCCTTCTGCCCGGTGAATTGGCCAAGCACGCTGTCAGTGAGGGAACCAAAGCTGTCACCAAGTACACCAGCTCCAAGTAAACTCCTGAAAAGTTTACTACTACAAACAcaaacggcccttttcagggccaCCCAAACTCCTCAAAAAGTCCCAATGAACACTCGAAAAAACGCAATTACTTAGTTCTTAGTTTTGTGTTATGTTTCAATTCATCATAAGTTAAAAGGGTATGAATTAGTTAAGTATGTGTGTGTAAAATAAACGAATATATGTGTGATATGAGTTGTGTGTTgtaatgtatattgtgtgtatacatgtatgtatcaatcaaAGCATAATGCATAAACATACGGAAATGAAACATGTCTTGATCATGATTTTAATTGAGTGGATAAAACTGTAGTTGGACAATATCTATTGATAAATGGAAATGTACTGCAAACGTGTGTGGAGTTTACTGGTGTTACTTGTCCGTGTGTATTGCGATGAccaatgtaatgtaatgttattgtatattgcGGTACGTATACGTGTATCTTTATGCGTATGTGTACGATATTAATTTTGTCGATATCTAGTCTCCgtgtggtggtagtagtagtagtagtagtagtagtagtagtataaGATCagcatttatgtttttaatacTGGTGACATAGCgatggaaataaataaaatttaattatacaATTGGTTGTTATTGAATTACTTGTTCCTGTGTTGCGAGTACAATG
This DNA window, taken from Pecten maximus chromosome 3, xPecMax1.1, whole genome shotgun sequence, encodes the following:
- the LOC117323102 gene encoding histone H2B, producing MAPKASGSKGAKKAATKAKANRGTDKKRRRKRRESYSIYIYKVLKQVHPDTGVSSKAMSIMNSFVNDIFERIAAEASRLAHYNKRSTITSREIQTAVRLLLPGELAKHAVSEGTKAVTKYTSSK